One stretch of Halichoerus grypus chromosome 10, mHalGry1.hap1.1, whole genome shotgun sequence DNA includes these proteins:
- the EIF2S2 gene encoding eukaryotic translation initiation factor 2 subunit 2, with the protein MSGDEMIFDPTMSKKKKKKKKPFMLDEEGDAQTEETQSSETKEVEPEPTEDKDVEADEEDSRKKDASDDLDDLNFFNQKKKKKKTKKIFDIDEAEEGVKDLKIESDTQEPAEPEDDLDIMLGNKKKKKKNVKFPDEDEILEKDEALEDEDSKKDDGISFSNQTGPAWAGSERDYTYEELLNRVFNIMREKNPDMVAGEKRKFVMKPPQVVRVGTKKTSFVNFTDICKLLHRQPKHLLAFLLAELGTSGSIDGNNQLVIKGRFQQKQIENVLRRYIKEYVTCHTCRSPDTILQKDTRLYFLQCETCHSRCSVASIKTGFQAVTGKRAQLRAKAN; encoded by the exons ATGTCCGGGGACGAG atgatTTTTGATCCTACTAtgagcaagaagaaaaagaagaagaagaagccttTTATGTTAGATGAGGAAGGGGATGCCCAGACAGAAGAAACCCAGTCCTCAGAAACAAAAGAAGTAGAACCAGAGCCAACTGAGGATAAAGATGTAGAAGCCGATGAAGAGGACAGTAGGAAAAAGG ATGCTTCTGATGATTTAGATGACTTGAACTTCtttaatcagaagaaaaagaagaaaaaaacaaaaaagatatttgatattGATGAAGCTGAAGAAGGTGTAAAG GATCTTAAGATTGAAAGTGATACCCAAGAACCAGCTGAACCAGAGGATGACCTTGACATTAtgcttggcaataaaaagaagaaaaagaagaatgttaaGTTCCCAGATGAGGATGAAATCCTAGAGAAAGATGAAG CTTTAGAAGATGAAGACAGCAAAAAAGATGATGGTATCTCATTCAGTAACCAGACAGGTCCTGCTTGGGCGGGCTCAGAAAGAGACTACACATATGAGGAG CTACTGAATCGAGTATTCAACATTATGAGGGAAAAGAATCCAGATATGGTtgctggagagaaaaggaaatttgtcATGAAACCTCCGCAGGTTGTCCGAGTAGGAACAAAGAAAACTTCTTTTGTCAACTTTACAGATATCTGTAAACT aTTACATCGTCAGCCCAAACATCTCCTTGCATTTTTATTGGCTGAATTGGGTACAAG TGGTTCTATAGATGGTAATAATCAACTTGTAATCAAAGGAAGATTCCAACAGAAACAGATAGAAAATGTTTTGAGAAGATATATCA AGGAGTACGTTACCTGTCACACGTGCCGATCACCGGACACAATCCTGCAAAAGGACACCCGACTCTATTTCTTACAGTGCGAAACTTGTCATTCTCGATGCTCTGTTGCCAGCATCAAAACCGGCTTCCAGGCTGTCACAGGCAAGCGAGCACAGCTCCGTGCCAAAGCTAACTAA